aaaaaatagacaatatgaCTCTATTTACATAAAGTTCAAGAACAGCACATGAGGGgggagggatatagctcagtgatagagtgcgtgcttagtatACATGAAGTCCCAGGTTCAATTCCCAATAATtccattacaaaaaaattttaaagaacagcAAATAAATGTGATGTTCAGGATAAAAACAtggtaaaactgaaaataaaacaatgaaataatattacagatgagaaaaataaactgtttGCTCAACGTTCATAGAACTTCCAaggtcagaaaataaaatataaacacaaaatgcAGAACAGTGGTTACGTCCGGCAAGGGCTGGGGTTAGAggccaggaggaagggaaaggggtgCAATCAGGTGTGAGCACACAGGGGTCTTCAGGGACTGTTGAAACGTTCCAGTTCTTGTCCTAGATAAAGTGCACGTGTGATGTTTTCATATACTTCTTTATGTATgttatattttacaaattttacatttttatttaaaaaaaaaaaaaaaagcttatctgGCCGCTTAGCAGGCTCTGGCCATAGTGCATGGGCACAATTATTCTTTGCAAGAGATGGTTCTCCTGGATCAGCCTAGGGGTCTCCACATGGCCTTGTCCTCTGAGGTGGCTCCCCTCGGCCTCCCCTGAGCTGACAGAAGCTGCCTTTCTGGTCAACACATGGCTGGCTTGAGGCGCTCCAGGTGGGGACCGTGCATAGGGGTTatctctgtcccttcccctcAAACAACATCAAGCCCAGCAAAGCAGCAGCATGGGACTGGGGAGTAGCTCGGGCTTTGGGGGGCTTTGGGGGATCAGCTTGTTTCAGCCCATCAAGGGTGGGGCTTCAGTCTAGGCACCACccaggcaggagggcagaggcctCTCTCAGGATGGATTCCTGCTTGCTACCATTCCCACTCAATTCCTGGACAAAAATCTCCACTGCCCCCAGGGGACTGACAAAGGAGATGGGCCAGTGGGCACAGTAGACCAAGGTCTTAAGTGGAAGAtgatccaaaattttaaaaataatttccctggGCCACGGCCCATGTAGGACTAGATCTGGCACTGAGAAGGGTTCCAGGCAAATCTGTTGATCCAGCACCAAAgagggcccaggcccagcccacgGGCCAGAGGGCAAGGCTATGTCCACAGGGATGCTGACCCCTAAAGGACTAAGGTTTAACCCTAGGAGGCCACTCCTCTCCCACACAGCCCACTCCAAGGCTAAAATGCTGACAACCCCAAGAGAGAGGTCCCAACTCTGAGCTGTCTTCTAAAAGAatatggaggcacagagaggctaagagagctgcccagggccacacagccagtGACAGGCCACTGACCTGAGGCTTCTGCTTGGTAGTAGGGAGAGGCCCTCCCTTCAAGAGGTTCATCCCTCCTAATAGGGAGGATGGAACTCCTCTGAGAAGGAACTGAAAGAAGTATGGGGACTCAGAGTAAGACACAAGTAGCCACCAATCAACccccaccctcacacacacaaTAAACCTCATCAAGTACAGTCCCCCTCAGCCCTGAAGTAGAGATGGGGCCTCGGTCCAGGTAACACTCTCCAACCCAGAGCCAGCAAAGGGGGTCCTATGGGGGTAAGGGGCCCCAAAACCCAAAGTCTTGAGAAATCAAGGATCGAGGCCTCAGCAGGCCTCACCAGAGCCCACCACAAGCTCCCAACTGCAGCAAGGGGAAGTGAGGTGGGAATTCCAGAGACTGGAAAGCTTCAACTTTGCCCCAAACATGAAGCCAATGGATGGTAGACTGGGACAGCTAGGGCACACCGACTGTGGATGGGGAAGCCGCAGGGCTGGCCAGGGCCTACAGAGACAGGACCAGCTAGTCAGCCCCCATGAAAGCTCCAAAAAAAGATTATACCCTTCCACTCTGAAATCCCCCTCCAGGAAATTTacccaaagaaggaaaaaagctgTGCACACAAAGGAGGTCACACTAAGGTTGTTTATAAAGAGACAGACACTGGAAGATTTAAGTGGCCAGCAAAAGCTACAACGTGATGGTGCTGGCCTTGCCAGATGGTCTGGCAGCCTTTAAATCCAGCAAGGCCAAGAACTGAGATGGACAGCAAGGGGTACTTAGAGCTCATTTTCTCCTTAACATACTATAAAATTTTGCAGAGATCACAGTTAGGAACATACTAAAGCTCTAGGGTGAGAAATCCTGGACAGATGAAAACAGCCAATGTGTCCATCAGAGACTGTTTGCTCACCTATGAAATGGGGTTAATTCCACTCATGCCTCAGAAGTATGAGGCTAAGATGAGATAACACGGCATAGGGCTGGCCTTGTGGCCCAGTTTATAAGAATGTCAGGAAATAGCACAAGCAAACCAAGATGATGGAGTTTTTATCACACTCAAGGTCCAGGAAACAAGCACTCCCATCTATTGCAATCTGACAGCATCCATCAAAGCCTTAAATGCACACACTCTGAGATCCAGAAATTTCACTGCAAGGAACTTGACTTCAGCATGTCTTTGGACTATCATGTCAAAACATGTTCATGACAGTGCAGACTGTAATAATTATATACAAAGCTGGAAACAGGGGTCCACCAATAGTAGAAGGGTTACCAAATCCATTCCATCCATAGAATGGGATTCTGTGGAACTGTTAAAATAAACAAGATCCCAGAGACACCGCCAGCAGAAGTTTCTGTGTGTACAGCATGACTACTTTAGTGTAGCTTTCATATACATATTAGGTAAATGCTCAAGACTAATTTTCTAAATGTAGTATCAGAAAATttacttagcatgatgtcttTAAGGTTTATCCACATTGTATCATGTGgtaagatttccttcctttttaaggtccCTTTGTATGTAGACTACGTTGTTTATCTACTCATCCAACAATGGACAGTTGGGTGATTTCCATTGTGAAAAgtgctgtaatgaacatgggtgtgcaaatatctgttCAGAGACCCTgcttcaattcttttgggtatgtacCCAAAAGAGGAACTGCTGTATTATATGggtgtatgtttaaatttttgaagaactgccagactgtATTCCACACCAGTTGTAttatttcacattcccaccagcaatgcatgagggtAGTTATTTCTAAACTTTCTTTCAATGGCTGCCAAGGAGACTGACTTGTGGGCTTCTGGCTTATTCTTGGTGTTCCTGATACCATGTAGTTGGTGAGATAAATAACCTGTTCTGTGACGCTAGCAACCAACATCTTGCTCACACCCTGGCCCCGACTAGTGAAGGTCCAGGTGCAGCCAAGGCAGGTCAGAGCATCTAGATGATAGAAGCCTGCCCTTTGTGGCCTGTGGCTGGTACCTCCTTCCACTGCTCCTGGAAAGGGAGGTTCCCAAGGGAAATGGAAAACCTTAGTAAGGCACTTACCTCAACGGGCCCTCCCAGTGCCAGGGAATCCTGGCGGGCCTGGCTGTGGTCGCTGTCCTGGAGGCCGAGGTGAGGTGCTTGCTGAATCAGGCCTGTCTGTCATCAGGAGAGAGAATGCAGTCGCTGAGCAGCAGGCAGTGCCCACAGCTTCAAGCAGGCCTGGGTATAGGCTCCAGAGCCCTAGTCATGGGAGTTGCCCCCACCCACAGGCAACTGCAGAGGAGGGGCCCTCAGGGACCCTTTCAGGGTCAGGCCTATAGCTTCTGGGGCCCTCAACCCCCCTCCTCCCAAGGTTCTCAATATCTGGGCCAGGGAACAGCTACACAGAATAGTAAATTGAGGTTGGATTAAAGATGCAGACTCCTGGGCCCAAGCCCTGAACTTGGATTAAGGTTTGGTACCAAGCCTAGAAATCTGCACCACTGAGAAGCATACTCAAGTTTCAGAATTACAGATTTGGGCAAAGGCTAACCTCATTCTctgagaaagaattcagagacaggagTGTGGCCTCCAAAGTAAAGCTGGCAAGGAGAGCTCCTGACATTAGCTCTGTAGGGACCACAACTGCCAGGTCCCTGGCGCACAGCAGGGGTTCAGAAGCAGAATGTGAAGGCCCAAGCTGGAGGGAAGGAAATATCCTTCCTTAGGACCTTGCCTCCCTGATCAGCAGAGGGACCGCcaggagaaaagagcaaaaagGCTTCAGTGATATCATCAGTTCCCACAGTCCCCCAGGGAAGAATGGACAGTCTGGCATCACCATTACCCTGGGGATGACGATGTTCACAACGGGGACCATGGCGAACTACTCACGGGATTATTCAGTGCTCAGCTCAGAGGTAGAAGAGGGAGCCCAGACGCTGGAGACTAACTACCTGGCCCCTGACCCACAGCTCTGACAAGTGAGCTGAGTTTTGGAACCCAACCCACTGACTCCAAACCTATAATTCAAACACTGGAAGAGAGTGGGGGAATGACAAGAATCAGTTAAAACATCCCCAGACTGGCTGCGTGAAACTCCAGACAGCAGAAAGTACCTGTGGTGACTGCAGACACCTGGAAGGCCATCCCTCATCAGGCTGCTTGGTCTCCTGGCAGGGAGCTCAGTGGGACAGCCAGAGCTGGAAAGCCTGATTCTGCCCCCAATTCCTGGAGCTCCCCACCCTCATGAGGTTCAAGTGATGGTGGCAGGGTCTTTCAGGTGGACCAAGAGTGTTTTCAGTCCTACATCAGGTACTCTAGAAAGATAGTTTCAGTTGCCTCTTTCAACCCAGCTGTCATTCCAAGACTGCCAAGGTGGAAATGCTGCAGGTGCAAGGGACCTGAGGAATCCAGTGCAGGGTGTTGCTGGGATGGAGGGGTCTGGGATGGACAGGCCAGACTGATCCAGGGGGTCCTGGCAGAGATGAAAGGGGAGGATGAGGGTGCTGATGGAACGCGACACACAGGCTTGGGCTCCAAGGCACAGCTTGACCCCGAGGGAATCTCAGGGGTTATGGTGGTGAGCCAGACATGCAGAAACAAGAtaaggagggtggggctgggcttcttcccagagaagaggaggaggtttCACCTTTTCTCCCAGAGCACTGACTGAAAAAGGCTGCTCAGAGGCGAGCTGAGGAGGGACATGAGGCTGCATCCTGCAGTGAGCACTAAAGTCAATGAGCAGTGTCTTCTCTGGGCTGCAGGTTTCCCTGGCATGACTCCCACTGCCTGCTGGGCTCGTTAGGAACTGCTCCACCAAACGATGTTGCCCAGGCTTTGGTTCTCATACTGAATTAACAGTAactttttgtccattttaaatCGTAGTTATCTGATGTTCTAAGCTCCTAAACTACTGCacacttctgtttttattttaggaCAGAACTTTCCATTTATGTCAAATTCACATTTTGTACCACTTTTCACTAATTTTGTTTCAATGAGAATTTGGGGTTAGCTGTACCACTCCCACCACCTTCACCTCCAAATTAACTATATAATCAAAAGTACTGCGTCTTAAACAAGGAGGAGAGGTTGGGTAAAGTCTCCCGGTATCCAAGCCAGAGAATGAGCTCCCCTGCTGACCCCATAATAGAATACTAAAACCAGACACCAACTTTAGCACCCCTGACAGAGATGGGCAGAATCAGTCTAAAATCTGGCCAAGGACTCTCCCTGGGGAATTTACCAATTGAAAATGCAAATGGATGAAACAGCTTATCACCTGAGGTTCCCATTTGGGAGTCCTCCAGGCTCCCAGCATTCTGGGAAGAAAGGAAGTCTATTTATGGCAAATAATTCTAGGGCCCAATCAACGCACTGTAAAtaagagaccaaaaaaagaatCCATAAAGGCTTCCATTCTGATCAACCCAACACCATTACTGTACaaaaaacagttttattagtTAATTACCCCAGGTGCGGCCTTTGTTCATGCTCTAggtcacacttatttctcagatccaGGCCAGGCTCATAGGCAAGTTACTAGATTAGCAAATAGGAAAATTGTTCTGCAAAATAGCAACTGTCAGCTTAAGGCATTACTAACATTGCAGAAGGAAGCAGGTTACTGGGAAAGTTTGGACAACCCAGGATGATTTCTGGAAGAGGAAAGCCTCTCTGAAAGGGCCAGCCCATGCTGCTATTGGGAGATGACACTCTTGCTCTGGGTAACAGGTCACTCTTTTAAACCCATCCACAACATCACAGACAAAAACGCTGTCTATTCCTCGAGCTTTCAGATTTAGAAATTCGTTCTAGAAAAAGCACTCTGCCCCAGAAGCCCCGACACATCCACGGGTCTCTCTGAGTGCTCACTTGGTCCTCCCTGGCTGGAGCAGGGGAGGATGGAGATATATGGAAGGTTGGTCaggctcagtttttaaaaatgaagtcgCTACTAGTAATACGGAGCAAGGGGCAGAGACCCCTGCTGCAATCACATGCTGAATCATGGTCCTCCCAGAGAGCGGGCTCCTACAGGTTCCTTCAGTCCATGGAAGTGCTCAGAGCAGGGCAGGCCAGTGTGGCCACGGAGCTGCTGCCTGCCTCACTGCATGCCGAACCACTGCTCCTGGTCAGCCCACTGGGCCGCCTCACTGTCGCTGCCCTCCAGGTCCCCttcttccccactcccttccATGTCGTCCACATCCTCCTCCTGAGTGGCATCCGTAGGactctcctccttctccatctTCTGCATCCCCTCTAGAGACTTCTGGTCATTGGGGTCCAAACTAGGGGACAACAAAACAAAGGAGAGGCCTGAATCTCTGCCTTGCTTCTTGCTGGCTGATGTGTCATCTCCCTGGCACGGCAGTGAAATGACCACCCAGTCACAGAGAAACTGCTAATGCCCGGCCTCTCCAAACAACTCCAGCTCCATAGGCAGGACTGAGGGAATCCACCACTAGAAGTGAAAAAAGGCATCTTGTCCTAAGTTTTAGAATTCTCAATTTGAGTTTTCTCCATATATTTCTTAAACCTTTTCACACTTTTCACCCCTAGCATTCTGCTAGAGGAAGATATTAAATAACACAATGAAAAAGTAGCAAGCAATCATTAACAGAAAAATTCAACTGTAATTTCTTAACAATATTGGGTTTCTTAAGCTACAAGGTtacaaaaaatacttatttttctgtGAGTAAAATTGTTCCATGTTCTTATGATACAATTAAACATATCAACACTTAAGTAGTCAACCAAAATCATCATGCCTACCATGGAACAGATTTGTCAACTCCTAGGTTAGACCCCAGGACCCAAAGCTATCCCTACCTGGGGATTCAACTTCAGCAGCTGAGAGTCATTACATGTGCCAAAAAGCCTCAGAGTTCAGGTGTTCcagaacattttatttacttGGCTCCTAAACATTCTCTCCTCTTGCCTGTTGTGACCATCACCTAGGCCAGCCAGTGTCCAATCTCTAGCAAATTTTGTCCCTAATGAAAGTCtgctattttatttctcatttgctTCTGGGCTTCCCAAAAAGCAGATGAAACCCATGCTGGAATCCTGTTCCTACTTATATAACTGTAGGTTGATTTTGTAACATCTCCTCTTCTCTGAAACCTTCCATACAGCTCTCACCCACACCCAGGGCACCCCACCCTCTGCACTCCCACCTTGCCTTCTAGAGACTGCTATGAAAGCACTTAGCACGTGGTATCAATCAGTCTGCAAGTCTGAGACGGAGAGCTCCCGGAATCGCAGCATCCCCAGTGGTTACTGAGATGCCAGGCACATGAGTGGTGCTCAATTGCTGAACAAATAAATGGATGTGATCAGACTCGATTAAAGACAGGGCTCCCCCATAACTTTATAGACACACAGACAACCCTCAAAGAAATCACTTCTGTATTAAGCAGTAAGAATACCactatttatttagtatttactatgtaccaggcacagtgctaagAGCTTTACATGAAATAATCATTTAATCCTTATTTAATCACTTAATACCTAATAAGGTAGATAGATATAGACAAGGAAATTtgttagtaacttgcccaagataacAGGTGGTAAAGGTAGTATTCTTCAGAGCTTAAGTTCTTAACTACTACAGTAGGTAGAAACATGGGAAAGTACTTACAATATTTTGATTTgaaaaagcagaatataaaatatatactacatattaaccctataaaaatatgtatatgtgttgACCAGGAAGGCCAGGAAGATGATCTACACAAATGAAAACAGATGTTATAGTGGTGTGGCTGGTTTGAGTGAGAGTTCTTTAATGTTAAGATaccttaagaaaaaatttttagaagtcATAAATTCACAAACAGCTCTTCTACCATTActactattactctgttttcaaCCATGGGCACAAAGCTTGTGTTTCCAGAACTCCTATtacattgtctcctgcctcctaCCCCTCATCGACCTTCCCCCCCGCGGGAGGCTAAGTGCCTACCTTAGTGCTATACTATACTGGTCCATTGCTTCCTGATACTCATTGACAGCTACAAGGAAATCTCCTAGGATCCGATGCAGGACACAGTCACTTTGATTAGCTAGAGCATTCCTCAGCAAAGCAATTCCATCTTCGTATTTCTGTTCTCtgcctgaaaagaaaaagacccGCATTTTCCTACTTAcacaacattttgaaaatatattcccATATCAAGTCATATACACAAAACCACAATAATGATCATAATCCGACATCTACTTATAGATGTTAAGAGAACAGTGGTGTGGCAGGAAGTGAGAACAAGCTCACTGAATTTCTATTCCATTAGGAAATCTGTAGTTGgagttctgatttttaaaaatatactcttAACCTAAGTTCAAATGAAAAGCCAAAGTGCATTTTATTTGCCAAAGTGGCCCAAATTCAGTTCATCATAAAACAGGACTTAAAAAAACCAAGCTAAAAGGGAAGTCATAGGAGAATCTATATGGGTCAAAACAATGCAAATTGGCTAAAATCAGTTATATTCAGCCCAAACTAGTTCAGGACAAAGTGAGCTGAATAGGTAGTAACCAAGTATAGCTGATTTGAGCCACTCCATAAAACTCAGTCACTGCCAATCCATGCAGGTCTAAGCCAACTACATCTGGCTGTGCTAAATATAAACCAATTCACATGGGCTCAGACCTGCTGCAAAAGCACACACCTGTCTGGTCATCTGTAACCAGCTGGAACTGAGTAATTTAATTGAGATTAAGTTTTACACAATTAACGATGACAAACTCggaaaaaaaacaagatacaCTTACTAAGTAGTTCTGCTTTTTTCACCACAGCCTTAATGTAATCCGGCCTTTGGGTCAGGGCTTTATCTAATAAAGTTTTGGCTTTCTCCTGTGTCACTGGGTCTTCAAGACAAACGGTGGCTAAAAGGGTAAGGGTCTGTGCATTTGCTCCTAGAGTTTTGTAAACATTGTTAGCCATTACCATTGCTTCACGAATGCTGTTGGAGGCTAAGTAACATTCGATGAGACCTGAAAAAATGTAACACAGAAAGTTCAACCACATTACCATTCCCAGTCATGTTTCCACTCTGACAAGACTTCCAAACTGCAAACCTTCCAAGTTTCAAAGGGAAGGCCAGGGGAAAACTGACAGTGAGATCAGACTGGAGGGTATGTTGACGGAGTAACTAAGAAGTACTCTTCCCCAGAGCACTTGATGGATGTGGAAAAAGCCTGCACTGCAAAGGCACCTTCATTAAGTGAAGGAAATATGCATAAGTAAACCATAGCATGGAGGCAGCCTAGCTGAGTGTTAGAGGAACAAGGGTGACACTTTTCATTAACTGAAACCACCAAAGTTGAGGTTTCCAACAAAACCCAAGGTTTCACTGCCTCTTAACAAGCTGTTAATTTCCAGCTGTGCTCAGTCCCCTTTAGTCCTACCTTTAAGGTggcggggcagggggaggggtccTACAGTCTAAAGTGAATGTCCAGATCTCACAACTAAAGGACCTAGGGAACAACCTAAGGAGAAAGGCAGACTTATACAACTGAAacatagaaattatctcaaaagACATTTGCTGATGGCTTCCTTGAACTAGATGGACCAAATATACTGAGACCAACAGCTCCTGCCTCTTTTCATACCTACGGGAAGATGCTCCATGGCGACACTTTAAGAAGAGTCAACTCAACTCTTCATGCCAAGAAGTCAAGGGGAACAGAGGAAGTACTTTTTGGTACAAAGCACTcatcaaaacagaaaaacagcttAAACCCCAAACCCACACACTCCCTGGCAGATTTTCTCGGCATACTCCTCCACCCTAGCAGCATTTATAACTCTTGTGCACATTCTACCACACACTATGGTTACTTAACCAGAAATTACCTAACTCCTAAGGGTAGTATATTGGATTCAGAATATGGCTCTTTGCAATTACTTATTGCATAACTTTATTTTCCTGCTAAAGCCCCACTGGAACTTCAGAGGGAAATGTTAAGAATGCACCTCACTAACTCAGGGTCCTCACCAGTAAAGGAAGCTCAGCTGAAGGCTGCAAGAAGCACTAAGAGGGCATAACCAGTCACTCCGATCCAAATCTCCAAACTGTAGCTTGAGTGATGGCAGCCCATAAAGCCTCATAGGCTAACTGGGGAACAATTCTAACCACCCTGCATCCAAGCACTCACTGTGGTGATGGAGTTCTTCAACTGCATTCCTGGGCTCTTGTGAAACAGGCACGCAGCAGACAGGAGTTAGCCTGATAAAAGCAGCTGAGAGGCTAGGGAAGCTACAGTTTCAGGATCAAGAATTTAATCTGAAACCAAAAGCTTGGTTTGCTGCAGTTTCTTTAAGAACAAATCCACAACTGGCATAGTTCTCTGGCTATCAAAGcagatttgttctttccctcAACTTTCAAGTTTTCTCAAATTTGAACTCACCTTCCTGTTAAGAGCAAATCATTTCTAGACTCctgggtttatttttaaattcttgtaaAAATATGCTTTGGAGGAACTGCATCTTGTAAGATCTATTTTAACATCTGTGACAGAGTCACCAAATGTTGCTGAAGCTGGCAGAGCTTTGAACTCCTAGGGTCAGTTCACATGAACTTAAAATAGTACATAACGAAACAAAGTCTGACCCTGATCATGCCCAATCTGGAGGTCACAATGAACTGACCAGTTCCCACAATGAACACTGTCATATGGATATGGAGTTATCCAATGAATAATATTTCTGGCCCAAAGTAAGGCAACtgttaaaaaaggaataaagacatAACCAAGTAATCTAGCACAATGCCAGCAGAGAGAGTAACATTAATGAGTGGGCCATGtttgagaaacaaaacaaaataaaacaataaaggaCAAAAAAACCACCCCACCCTTACCAAAAATCacgggaaaaaaagaacaagaaaaatagatTCTGAAAGTATGGAGTGACAAGTCCACTGAAAGCCCTAAAATGAATTTAGGATATCTAATGCTGTGGTTCCCAAACATTTCTGCACACTGGTATTACCtgtgatcttaaaaaaaatactgacaccCATATCCCAACCCCCAATATTCTGGCTTAAATGATACTGGATTGACCTGGCATCAGGATTTTCAGAAGTTCTCCCAGAGGACTCCAATCTCAACAAAGTTTGGGAACTGCTAGCCCAAGAAAACCTTCCATCTGAGTGCTGTCGCCACACTTACAGATTCAcattattcatctattttttcaTCTTACCTTCATAACAATCTAAGCGACAAGGTGCAAGACGTATAGCCTCCCGAAAGTGGATTATTGCTTCCTGGACTCTGCCCATGTTCCTAAGTGCTGCTCCCTTAAGTAGCAAAGCTTGAACACTATTACTGTTCAGCTGAATGGCCTTGGCTCCTAAATAGAGGGCTCGGGAGTAGCGTTTACTATAGAAGCTATGACACCTGGAGGAGAAAACAACCAAATGTTATCTGAAAGAAGACTGTAAAGAAACTTCAACcaaaagtaaaagagaaggaaaaccaaaGAGAAGGCATTCTACATGATCCTTACTACAAACCACTTATAACTTTAGCCTAAGATATTAgtgaaaaaacagaacaaaaaatct
The genomic region above belongs to Camelus bactrianus isolate YW-2024 breed Bactrian camel chromosome 32, ASM4877302v1, whole genome shotgun sequence and contains:
- the ANAPC7 gene encoding anaphase-promoting complex subunit 7 isoform X2, translating into MALQQKKALSKTSKVRPSTGNSASTPQSQCLPSEIEVKYKMAECYTMLKQDKDAIAILDGIPSRQRTPKINMMLANLYKKAGQERPSVTSYKEVLRQCPLALDAILGLLSLSVKGAEVASMTMNVIQTVPNLDWLSVWIKAYAFVHTGDNSRAINTICSLEKKSLLRDNVDLLGSLADLYFRAGDNKNSVLKFEQAQMLDPYLIKGMDVYGYLLAREGRLEDVENLGCRLFNISDQHAEPWVVSGCHSFYSKRYSRALYLGAKAIQLNSNSVQALLLKGAALRNMGRVQEAIIHFREAIRLAPCRLDCYEGLIECYLASNSIREAMVMANNVYKTLGANAQTLTLLATVCLEDPVTQEKAKTLLDKALTQRPDYIKAVVKKAELLSREQKYEDGIALLRNALANQSDCVLHRILGDFLVAVNEYQEAMDQYSIALSLDPNDQKSLEGMQKMEKEESPTDATQEEDVDDMEGSGEEGDLEGSDSEAAQWADQEQWFGMQ